GTAGCGCAAAAACCACAGAGATACCGCCGTCATCCAGACAGATTTGATATTATGCGTCAGGTCCTGAGTAAAGAGAGTCTGACTGGACAgtgttactgggaggtggagtGGAGAGGCTGTGAAGTTGATGTGGTAGTTGCATACAAGGATAACCCCAGAAAAGGGGACTCAGATGAATGTATATTCGGACACAATGAGAAATCTTGGAGATTAACATGTGACGAAGACAGATATATATTTTATCACAACAATGATAGCAGTCTCAGCTCAGTTCTTCCATCCTCCAAACtaggagtgtacctggatcacagCGCAGGtactctgtccttctacagaaTCTCTGAAACCTATTCTATGGgtctcctccacagagtccagaccacattcactcacCCGCTCTACGCTGGACTTAGTTTTCATTACGATATTGGAGATACTGCTGAGTTCTGTAAAATGTAATAGACTGACGTTATTTAAGGGTTAAAATCTGTTTTAACTCTTACACTTTGTTGCTGAGAGAAGATTATTGTGGCATTTCTTCACTGCACAGAgatcagctgtcaatcaaacataCATATTCTCATTAGttgttgtgtgtaaatgtttgagtttcttAAGGTGGCTCTCTGTCTGTTTAGCCACGAGGGGTAAATCATTGCCcatgattatgtttttttttaattttatttttttacctgaaCGGACATTTCTctgcataaaaatgtaaacttcTCTGTGCTCTAAATGTttgaatatttgtatcgatGCATTTGTAGGTTGCAGGTTCCTTTTTTATCGTAGATATTTTGTtatcaacattttctaaattTGTAAAGATCTATAACCACATTTacatgtatttgtttggcagacCTGTGTTTATCTTGACAAATTATCTTGATCGTAATCAATCAAGGGGATCATTTATCATTCTCTTTTACATTGCAGAAATTCTGGTCAAACATAGTGACTGTTGGATTGGCTGTTGATGAAGTGAATATGTccatttttaacatttacatGATGAATAAACAACCATTGAACAAAGTATTATCTTCTTGGCTTTATTGTCTACAAAGCTGATAGACAACTTGTGAAACTGATATGAGAGTATAACTGAGGCTGTCTTCCTCCTGAAACTACAAAATGCTATTCATGTTTAGAGCAGAACAGCATTCATCAGTCATTAACAACATGGTACCAGACTGACCACATGTGGCAGGATGCTTTATCACAGATTGGGCTTGTGTTGTTTTTGCGTCTTGACTTTTAGGACATCCTCCTGCAAAGTCTCAGATAATCGAATtgtgtgcacatttaaaaacttaAGAGAATAACGAAATATAAGAGACAGAGAATACTATATAGACTAAAGAGATCAAGTGGGCTTGGTGACACTTCACTTTAATCACATTTATGCGTagtcaacattttaaatgtttacaacAGTATAACTTGTTAAAGTGTAAGATAAGGATCTTGATGATTAATTTCTATATTATAACGACCATCAGTTTTCCTCGGTGGTAATGCTGTCCGAAAGATATAAGCGCtttcttttgaaaaaagaaaatcacgaTTGTTATTTCAGTAATTTCTAAAATGTTGTTATGTATAAGTTGCGTACATCAGATAGTTTAGCTAGTCAAGATATTTGCAAATAGGAAGACTAATtctctaaaggccctgacacaccaaccagataaTCGGCCTGGGTTTGGAttcccagtggtggaagaagtattcagatcctttaattaaataaaagcaccaATATGACTAAATGACTTAATTACAACTACAACATCTGTATTTAAAATCCTAAAAGtcctaaaagtaaaagtatttattctgcttgatacaagccttccgcaccacccccactctcttccacacagttgctagtagccaaggaggacacggaggattaaaaaaaacatgatggactcgagtttctgcgcgggaaactCCCCGGACGccccaatcttctgaacatagtcatactgagaaacacagagagagttgtgtggagctgatagtcttaattagctttgtagcaactcagttggcaacggcttgaaagtaatggacgttcattaatatcaaaaagttacgcactaacgctttaaatgtaggctaaataaaaaaataataaaagtttACCAGAAAGTAAAGACTGCTGACCTACCAACTAGGAGCATTTAAGGGTTttatttagattagattaagATTTTTAAGGAAAAGATCCAAAATGTACTTAATAGTTAGTAGTTATTTCACAGCTGGTTTTGTGGTGTGCATGCCTTCAACTGTTCTCGAAATAAACAACAGATCCTGACCTGTGACTTCTCAGAGAAGGTCAAAGGTGAGGATCGACTGATGCAAGTTTTCAAGTTTTGAGCTGATTTTCATCAGCCGTCGAGGGCTGTGACAACGCAGCGGTATTTGATGAGATGGAAAAGAGAACACAGACTGTTTGTTTCGCAAAACTATGTTTTCTCCTTCTTTCCTGCCCCATTAGGCCATGATCAAACAGATTGTGTGTGCAGGTTGCAAAAGGCAAGGCACACTGCACTGCCTTTTTTAGTTAAAGATGCCTCGATCAGACCAGTtgcatctttttgttgttgaatcATAGAAATCACCCGTCCTCAACCTACTGTTATTCTGCTGTGAAGTTAAACAACGTTTGTTCTGTTCTCTTCCTCAAGTTGTTTAGCGTGCTCTTAGAAAGAGAAAGGCTGCGAGGAAAGTAGGGCTGCATAATTAATCGTAATTGtttcgaaatcgcaatatggactagtgcaatatccaaattgcagggAGGCAAAAATATTTGCtaatggcaaaatatgtgtcaaaccattctgaatgaagtattgtggtgctgcagagacgtcccgtcttttcagtgaaaatgagaataattatacaaaaacaatgattccttccaatatcgtgaatcatatcgcaatcgcaatatcagtcaaaataatcgcaattagacattttcctcatatcgtgcagccctagagtAAAGGGCATCATTTTCATTGATAACATTTACATTAAGCCGCCCTAGCAGCTCAAAACCTGCTTTGTCCTATAGGGAGCCTTAATCATCTCGTGGGGGTTCTTCTGTCTATTGAAAGGCCTGTTTACGTCCATCGCCTCgttggtgtcaggactgtcccaTTAAAACGACAATAGAACTCATTCGTTAGACATGCACAAGCCATTAGTAGAGTGGGGGGGACTTAAGGTTGGCCATTGTTGATCTCTCTGAGACCCTTTCAGACACAAGCAGAGTCGTTTGCTGTTGGAGTTTCTCCGAGTACAGTCGTTGAGCTTCTCTAACAGCCTTGCTAAACCTGGACTTTGACTCTTGCCTCCACTCCTGAATGCTTCTTCCACCCTGAGCTGTCTGAGCTTAGCTGTGAACCAGGATTTacttaatgttcaaaaaactattttataaatacaaataaacctATTGGATTTCTATCCAAATTTTGCTCAAAACTAAAGAAAATGTGACAGCCACACGTCACAGAAATGCCTGTATATGTCTACAAGTCTGTATTAGTTCAGATTGTAATGttgtatttcattcattttcatttttgtcatACACGTCAACTTTAAACATATGGAATCAGAATCTGCCTTAAAACCCTTATATCATTTAATTTAAACTCCCAAAACTTCAGAAACAATATTATCTTTACTTAGCTTTTTCAATGATCATACAGTTTAATTGTGTTAGTTAATTGtgattatatttaaataaattctTGAATTAGAAAGTATATTTTATAGTTTATTGACTTATAGTGGTTTAGTAACATTGATATAATAATATCTGccacaaatttgtgtagctaaactatattttttccttttctcctgCCCCATTAATCATCTTACAAACAACAGTGTAATGCTGCTGACACGATGACTAGGTTTACATGCTCATAATATtctggtttttgcccttattccgaaaaagacgatagtcccactaagctgtttacatggctaatgaaagtgaatattccactaatattcctgtttacatgtagccgtgcaaaatgcaatttttcaaagtttaccagcggtggtTGGTTGTTGGACCGTgggaacacagcgtccctctttcatggGCTGCTTTAGGTTTGTAGATtatggtctgtctgtctgacagccTTTCATGCAGAAGCAGAGTCCTTTGCAGAGAACTGCGGTTGGATTTTCTCAGAGTAGTTTGACTTCTCACAGCGCCTCGATAAGcctgtactttgactctttaaaccTGACCTTGTCCTTGTGATTACAAAGTTTCATTGGGATTTTAAAGTATATCATCTTTTAATGTATAAAATATTTGGAACATTTAAAGGTTGAAATGGCCTTGAAACACTGTGCTAATTTTGCATTTCCTAATGCACCTAATGCCTAATTTCCTAAGTTCATTTGAATGATGACattttccccccaaaaaatccATTAATGGACACATAAAGACATTAATGGTGTTTTTTAGATGGTGAAAATGTAACACCAAACAAGAACATCAATATTAGAACATTCTGCAAAACTGGAATATTGTCTGTGGAGCTTTAACAATTCTTTGTTTTCTACAACATCAGCACATGGAAACTACAGTGTGATTACgttagggaaagattgtggttatATGGGTTTATGCTTTTCTAAAGTTGTGTCTGCACACTTTTACtcactcttctttttcttctgtacAGCACTTTTTAACAACTGTTAAaagtgagagagaaaatgtgaaaaaaaactcttgTTAATAGTATAGTTTattacggagcccccctggtcccactttgtaaaaaaaaattaattataactatctcgtggcctcaagatagtaactcatggcctcaagataagtgtatataaaaggagaatgcacaatggagcagcttttctccccaaagcagagagtgcagaGAGTTTCTCCTAAAACCCAACCTCctccatcccgttattgtggcgcgtccccagcgggccgccttgcggccgcctcccagctTACAGAGCATCATTTTCGTCCGtttcccagccgtctcccggcgtcctttccccgagaaaataacgtgacatttacacaaactgccgtgagactgcatatccatagtcctttataattcttcttcatattttatagcctatatttatactttttacatgtatatacttgtttatttaccaacttctattattatttatattcctttacATGTCTTGatgcactctctgctttggggagaaaagctgctccattgtgcattctccttttatatacacttatcttgaggccacgagttactatcttgaggccacgagatagttataattaatttttttttacaaagtgggaccaggggggctccgtagttTATCTTTGCAGTGTAAGCTTTAATTGTTGTGAACTAAAATTGATTGAATGAACTCCACATGTAGATATATAATTACATGTTAGTTCTAATCTTCACAGCATGTATAAAAACACAGTGAAACCTGCGCTGCCCCTTTAAGAgaaacctcctcctcctgctagAAGCATGAAAGCCTGATAACTCCTCCCTCTTCTTCCTGATCATAAACACAGCCAGCTCCACACGGAGCACGTTGGCTTCCCCCTCACTGACCTGCAAGTGGGAACCAAAAGGAGCAAAAGGACCTGCGCACAGACTTCTATTTCTGTTTGGAGAAACTCACAGTCACTGCTACGAGGTGAAATGGCGCAGAGACGTGTTAAGCTGGTTCGGGAAACTTTCTCTTGTTCGTTCTGTCTGGATCTACTAAAGGATCCGGTGACTACTCCGTGTGGACACAGCTACTGTATGGACTGTATTCAACGCCACTGGGATGGAGAGGATGGGAAGCAGATCTACAGCTGTCCCCAGTGTAGAAAGACTTTCACACCGAGGCCTGTCCTGCGGAAAAACACCATGTTATCAGATTTAGTGGAGCAAATGATGAagactggactccaagctgctcctgctgatcactgctatgctggacctgaagatgtggcctgtgatgtctGCACTGGGAGAAAACTGAAAGCCCTCAAGTCCTGTCTGGTGTGTCTGGTCTCTTACTGTGATCAACACCTTCAGCCTCATTATGACTCCTCTGCGTTTgagaaacacaagctggtggagccCTCCAAGAATCTCCAGGAGAACATCTGCTCTCATCATGATGAGGTGATGAAGATGTTCTGTCGTACTGATCAGCAGTGtatctgttatctctgctctgtggatgaacataaaggccacgacacagtctcagctgcagcagaaaggactgagaggcagaaagagCTCGAGGGGAGTCAacaaaacatccagcagagaatccaggacagagagaaagatgtgaagctgcttcaacagGAGGTGGAGGCTATTAATAGCTATGCTGATAAAGCAGTCAAGGACAGTGGGAACGTCTTCTACACTCTTACCCGTCGCCTGGAGTACAGAAGCCGTGCTCTGGAGCAGCATATCAGATTCCAGCAGAAAAGTGAAGTGAGGCGAGCCAAAGAGCTTaaggagaagctggagcaggagatcactgagctgaagaggaaagacgctgagatgaagaagctctcacacacagagaatcACACccagtttctacacaactacTCCCCACTGTCACCACTCAGTGAATCTACAGACTCATCTAGCATCATTAGCCGTCCTCTGCGCTACTTTGAGGATGTGATAACGGCTGTGGCAGAAATCAAAGTTAAACTACTGGACGTTCTTACTGACAAATGGGCAAACATCTCACTGACTGTGCCTGCAGTGGATGTTTTACTGCCAAATCCACAacccaagaccagagctgaattgttaaaataTTCACGGAAAATcacactggatccaaacacagcaAGACCAGGTGTGATGTTATCTGAGGGGAACAGAAAAGCAACATTAttggaagaaaaacaaacatattccaGTCATCCAGACAGATTTGATACTATGCCTCAGGTGCTGAGTAAAGAGAGTCTGACTGGACAgtgttactgggaggtggagtATAAAGGGGGGAGCATGTGTTTCGCAGTCACATACAAGGATATCAGCAGAGCAGGGAGGAAAGAAAGTG
This Sander lucioperca isolate FBNREF2018 chromosome 9, SLUC_FBN_1.2, whole genome shotgun sequence DNA region includes the following protein-coding sequences:
- the LOC116044011 gene encoding E3 ubiquitin/ISG15 ligase TRIM25-like, with product MAQRRVKLVRETFSCSFCLDLLKDPVTTPCGHSYCMDCIQRHWDGEDGKQIYSCPQCRKTFTPRPVLRKNTMLSDLVEQMMKTGLQAAPADHCYAGPEDVACDVCTGRKLKALKSCLVCLVSYCDQHLQPHYDSSAFEKHKLVEPSKNLQENICSHHDEVMKMFCRTDQQCICYLCSVDEHKGHDTVSAAAERTERQKELEGSQQNIQQRIQDREKDVKLLQQEVEAINSYADKAVKDSGNVFYTLTRRLEYRSRALEQHIRFQQKSEVRRAKELKEKLEQEITELKRKDAEMKKLSHTENHTQFLHNYSPLSPLSESTDSSSIISRPLRYFEDVITAVAEIKVKLLDVLTDKWANISLTVPAVDVLLPNPQPKTRAELLKYSRKITLDPNTARPGVMLSEGNRKATLLEEKQTYSSHPDRFDTMPQVLSKESLTGQCYWEVEYKGGSMCFAVTYKDISRAGRKESVFGWNDKSWALYSYEGCNYIFFHNNRDTELPGPVSSRVGVYLDHSAGLLSFYRVSDTMTLLHRVQTTFTQPLYAGVRFYCYGSTVEF